From one Eucalyptus grandis isolate ANBG69807.140 chromosome 9, ASM1654582v1, whole genome shotgun sequence genomic stretch:
- the LOC120285999 gene encoding protein UPSTREAM OF FLC-like → MDVRSRRGREMSPNRARASVRPREQRPQVRKVQVVYYLTRNGLLEHPHFMEVSLLADHQLRLRDVMERLTALRGKGMPSMYSWSSKRTYKNGYVWNDLSENEVIYPAEGAEYVLKGSEIIDSGGLVGREPVLVHSKRFAAARTARNEEQELRCSRYDERVGFEVDAEEEEECELADEEKASYTSSTTPGSRCSRGVSTDELDEEGGGGDGADKLPRDTDDPGSPPAPTSSAVAKPAGKGGEGCGNGNGNAVAIRFEDGDPGAPSRSNSVLLQLIACGGGGGNSAVPKTKAAPPGVAKSGGKDLHRGVLRKTAAKAAAEADGDDDEVAAAAMIRCMSENPRFGNAQSEEKEYFSGSIVESMSGDRVGPGRLKKSSSFNEERSSKTELGDAAVEGEKREKSSSAKGKCIPRKMSMAASRSSRKLL, encoded by the exons ATGGACGTGCGTTCGAGGAGAGGCAGAGAGATGAGCCCGAACAGAGCCAGGGCTTCCGTGCGTCCGAGAGAACAGCGACCGCAGGTCAGGAAAGTTCAAGTCGTGTACTACCTCACCCGGAATGGCCTCCTCGAGCACCCTCACTTCATGGAGGTCTCTCTTCTTGCCGATCACCAGCTTCGTCTGAGAG ATGTGATGGAGCGGTTGACTGCACTTAGAGGCAAAGGAATGCCCTCGATGTATTCTTGGTCTTCCAAAAG GACCTACAAGAACGGCTATGTCTGGAACGACCTGTCGGAGAATGAAGTCATCTACCCGGCGGAGGGAGCCGAGTACGTGCTCAAAGGGTCAGAGATCATCGACAGCGGCGGACTCGTCGGCAGAGAACCGGTTCTCGTCCATTCGAAGCGGTTCGCGGCGGCCAGGACGGCCCGGAACGAAGAACAGGAGCTGCGCTGCTCGCGGTACGACGAGAGGGTCGGGTTCGAGGTCGacgcggaggaggaggaagagtgCGAGCTGGCCGACGAAGAGAAGGCGAGCTACACGAGCTCCACCACGCCGGGCTCTCGCTGCTCGCGAGGCGTCTCGACCGACGAGCTCGACGaagagggcggcggcggcgacggcgccGACAAGCTCCCTCGCGACACAGACGACCCGGGCTCGCCTCCGGCTCCGACCTCCTCCGCCGTCGCTAAACCCGCCGGAAAGGGCGGCGAGGGGTGCGGCAACGGCAACGGCAACGCCGTGGCGATTCGTTTCGAGGACGGGGACCCGGGGGCGCCGAGTAGGAGCAACTCGGTGCTCCTCCAGCTCATcgcgtgcggcggcggcggcggcaactcCGCCGTTCCCAAGACGAAGGCCGCACCGCCTGGCGTCGCCAAAAGCGGCGGCAAGGACCTCCACAGGGGAGTGCTGCGCAAGACCGCCGCGAAGGCGGCGGCGGAAGCCGATGGGGACGACGacgaggtggcggcggcggccatgATACGGTGCATGTCGGAGAACCCGCGGTTCGGGAACGCGCAGAGCGAGGAGAAGGAGTACTTCAGCGGGAGCATCGTGGAGTCGATGAGCGGGGACCGAGTCGGGCCGGGTCGACTCAAGAAGTCCAGCTCATTTAATGAGGAAAG GAGCTCCAAGACGGAGTTGGGAGATGCTGCGGTGGAgggagagaagagggagaagtCATCATCGGCAAAAGGCAAGTGCATTCCTCGGAAGATGTCGATGGCGGCGTCGAGGAGCAGTAGAAAACTGCTGTAG